One window of Oncorhynchus masou masou isolate Uvic2021 chromosome 33, UVic_Omas_1.1, whole genome shotgun sequence genomic DNA carries:
- the LOC135527496 gene encoding nerve growth factor-like isoform X1, which produces MTGRVPMRSLLLVLLLIGIQAVLNMEGALGPVAANHSAEHHTAANGRAEQHTSANGRAEHHTAANGRSELQRTARLSVSPQQEQPAADRDTQQRPSRTRQAHRPTSLPQDRSSSLGHSETDSSPSIPEVDPKLFSKRKYRTSSRVVFSDVPPSHHTLGGETGEEEEGVRDGGVRVRRRAGGQPMHRGEYSVCDSISVWLGNLTKATDIAGNEVEVLPEVKIDNVRKRQFFYETTCRVATPPGGGAGAGGGASGGISKAGCRGIDSRHWNSYCTNTHTYVRALTKSKEQTAWRLIRINAACVCVLSRKSWRH; this is translated from the coding sequence gaCGTGTGCCCATGAGGTCGTTGCTGTTGGTGCTCCTGCTCATTGGCATCCAGGCTGTACTGAACATGGAAGGGGCCCTGGGCCCGGTGGCTGCCAACCACAGTgcagaacaccacacagcagcCAATGGCAGAGCAGAACAGCACACATCAGCCAATGGCAGAgcagaacaccacacagcagcCAATGGCAGATCAGAACTACAGAGGACGGCCCGCCTGTCAGTGTCACCTCAGCAGGAGCAGCCAGCAGCAGACAGGGATACTCAGCAGAGACCCAGCCGGACCAGACAGGCCCACAGACCAACCTCTCTACCCCAGGACAGGAGTTCTTCCCTGGGCCACTCTGAGACagactcctccccctccatccctgaGGTGGACCCCAAACTGTTCAGCAAGCGGAAGTACCGCACCTCATCACGCGTCGTCTTCAGCGACGTACCCCCCTCTCACCACACcctgggaggggagacaggggaggaggaggaaggggtgaggGATGGGGGAGTGAGGGTGAGGCGGAGAGCGGGGGGGCAGCCCATGCACAGGGGGGAATACTCCGTGTGCGACAGCATCAGCGTGTGGTTGGGGAACCTGACCAAGGCCACAGACATCGCCGGCAACGAGGTGGAGGTTCTGCCAGAGGTGAAGATAGACAACGTCCGCAAGAGACAGTTCTTCTACGAGACCACCTGCCGCGTGGCCACACCCCCAGGGGGCggagctggggctgggggagGGGCCAGTGGAGGCATTTCTAAAGCAGGGTGCCGCGGCATCGACAGCCGTCACTGGAACTCGTACTGCACCAACACGCACACGTACGTGCGCGCGCTCACCAAGTCCAAGGAGCAGACGGCGTGGAGGTTGATACGCATCAacgcagcgtgtgtgtgtgtcctcagccGCAAGTCCTGGAGGCACTGA
- the LOC135527496 gene encoding nerve growth factor-like isoform X2 — MRSLLLVLLLIGIQAVLNMEGALGPVAANHSAEHHTAANGRAEQHTSANGRAEHHTAANGRSELQRTARLSVSPQQEQPAADRDTQQRPSRTRQAHRPTSLPQDRSSSLGHSETDSSPSIPEVDPKLFSKRKYRTSSRVVFSDVPPSHHTLGGETGEEEEGVRDGGVRVRRRAGGQPMHRGEYSVCDSISVWLGNLTKATDIAGNEVEVLPEVKIDNVRKRQFFYETTCRVATPPGGGAGAGGGASGGISKAGCRGIDSRHWNSYCTNTHTYVRALTKSKEQTAWRLIRINAACVCVLSRKSWRH, encoded by the coding sequence ATGAGGTCGTTGCTGTTGGTGCTCCTGCTCATTGGCATCCAGGCTGTACTGAACATGGAAGGGGCCCTGGGCCCGGTGGCTGCCAACCACAGTgcagaacaccacacagcagcCAATGGCAGAGCAGAACAGCACACATCAGCCAATGGCAGAgcagaacaccacacagcagcCAATGGCAGATCAGAACTACAGAGGACGGCCCGCCTGTCAGTGTCACCTCAGCAGGAGCAGCCAGCAGCAGACAGGGATACTCAGCAGAGACCCAGCCGGACCAGACAGGCCCACAGACCAACCTCTCTACCCCAGGACAGGAGTTCTTCCCTGGGCCACTCTGAGACagactcctccccctccatccctgaGGTGGACCCCAAACTGTTCAGCAAGCGGAAGTACCGCACCTCATCACGCGTCGTCTTCAGCGACGTACCCCCCTCTCACCACACcctgggaggggagacaggggaggaggaggaaggggtgaggGATGGGGGAGTGAGGGTGAGGCGGAGAGCGGGGGGGCAGCCCATGCACAGGGGGGAATACTCCGTGTGCGACAGCATCAGCGTGTGGTTGGGGAACCTGACCAAGGCCACAGACATCGCCGGCAACGAGGTGGAGGTTCTGCCAGAGGTGAAGATAGACAACGTCCGCAAGAGACAGTTCTTCTACGAGACCACCTGCCGCGTGGCCACACCCCCAGGGGGCggagctggggctgggggagGGGCCAGTGGAGGCATTTCTAAAGCAGGGTGCCGCGGCATCGACAGCCGTCACTGGAACTCGTACTGCACCAACACGCACACGTACGTGCGCGCGCTCACCAAGTCCAAGGAGCAGACGGCGTGGAGGTTGATACGCATCAacgcagcgtgtgtgtgtgtcctcagccGCAAGTCCTGGAGGCACTGA